AGTCCAGCTGGATACGTGAGAATAACATGGCTGTTGTAGGAGTTTTCTCCTCTGTtctccactgtgactgtgacaTTCAAAAGCTCATCAATGCCCACTTTAACCTCTGAGGATCTGTGGAGTATGAAGCCAGATGAGAATAAAAGGAGAGGAAAACAAGACGACAGCTgagctaaaagcacaaaatgctAAATTTATGGTAGTTTTCAATTGAATGTTAAAATGGTAACAACTTACAGATCCTAAGGGATGTAGTATATTAACTTATTGCATTAACATGTTAGCATCTACTGATTAGCCATCCACTCACTTTCTACTGCTATCACAGCTAACATTGGGCAAGGGCCAGCAGTATACCCTGGACAGATTGCCAGTCTGACACAGGGTAGGATAATGCTTAAAACTCGGCATTAGGAGGCAATATGGTGTTTATCAAATTGTACAATATTTCAGCTTATGACCTAgtaaaattgaaaataaaatatataaaatgggTTCAAATAGAGAAAAGTTAATTTTGGGAGGTTTCTTAGTAGATAATCTCTGCCATCATGAGTAATTCTCTGATCAATTATATTTCATTATATTGCAGTCTTTTAAATAGCTATGCTTTATTGTGCACCACAACATGATGAAATAGCATAAAAACTCAACCTGACATTTGTACAGTCATCCCACTAACAGGGGAAAGACAGACTGCACTGAGTATTGGTTATTTAATCATCGTAGCAAGCAGAAAAATGATTTTACACATGGAGTCTCCAGGCAAATAGACATGCAAGAGTATTAGGGCCAcattacaaaaaatatataggggagaccggggatagttgtaacatttttgacatttctgtctgtaaattgaagctcttttaaggtagtggattcaaaatgtaatgcaaagtatttacatgtctcggctattaaatagtgcagctattttctctgcagcacaattacccattgtatggtatggcctcaaacacaaagagtgaaatgttacaattaaccccatagtctgggttagttgtaacatatcctggggtgaaatgtaacacaatgaaataagggtactaacaaaacattaacatgtaatctttgtgtattcaacacatgaatgcacttacatccatttatgtagctacgtgtgtgtgtgacagaatgcagaaatctagcttttgaacatattccaaccccccaaaaaagacaaattatggaattttctgcaactgaatatttcattaattttggttggtcttccttgagtttggcctcattggctcagtgggcattataacctacaactgttgcaccaattttgaacataacaatgaagctgaaaaaatgtagttgttcaccagcatcgcaattccattactttttatcatggcttaccttggtgtggtttgcaaagtgcttcagaaagatgaggataTCTGTTTCTTtcacccatcctgatttatttccactaccagtacttcctactggtccatctctgacacagtggtctgcataatgtatgtgtgggaacacaaacagtggaggaattgtgttgccaatggcattaaccgcatatacaaaagcgaccagtgaacctctctctgctgatgtcgttgccccaacttgtttaatatggGTTAAAGTAATggtgtggtaagttgtaacatctgcattattgttacaactaacccagactgttgctgttacaactgacccagactcctatagccatgaactagctaacattacagccaacggctaaaacattagcactaaagacctacacagaatatatccccacagacatacaaataacataatttaagtttgatgagtttaactgcaaagcaaataatgctattagaaattgaaataaagtagaaaaacttactttaagGCATACAAATTGCTTTTTTtggtgttaaattgtctgtgtttgacaaaatgtgctgatttttcacatgtgatagcagaactgagttgggcatgcacaggatgagtcacatcatttgaaacttagccctgattggagaaattggaagtgttacaactgacccacgttacaactatccccggtctcccctattATTCATTATTAAAAAATTAAGTCTAAATTTCGAGAAACAGTTGAAATACTATTTGgggaaaaaacagtttaaatgtgCAGGTAACAGTTGTTGCTACAGATGCTATACCCTCTACAAGATGCCTTGAGTAGATGAATTAGTGAACCATCAATATCTTTACATCTGTCCATTACCTGCCTTTTCATTTTTTACTAATCCACTCTTCCTCTTGGTTCAAGGACTTTTGGACTTCTTTGTGCCTCTTTGTTTCATCGTTTGTTTCTTGTTCTTAGTTTCCTATTCATTTAGTCTGTTTCcttttgtgttctgtttggCATAGTGTTGCTTCTGTATGTCCTCCCCAATTAGGTGAGTGATGTCTTCATGTTGTGTATCTGCCGGTTTCTCTAGTGATGTCTATGcatgtctgtttgtttgctctCTCGCCCTCTTTCCTCCCtcgctttctctctcctccctaCAGTAGCcatggcagtttgtcttgaaaCAACAATTGTAATCTCCACATTTcgaattttctcaaaataataaataacattttttcttctgtgtCCCTCATACGCCATCGTAAACAGATTTATTATTTGTGTTagtgtttttctcttctttttatttttgtttctttatttctctttccAGCTTTGTTGTGACTTATTAATCATAAGGAAGGAGAATTTTGACAGAGTGGCTAtaaattttattcaaatgtttcagtagaATAGTGTTTTTATGCTTCATGTACAAGCAATTAAAAGTAGCACATTTCCAGGCACACAAGTTGTCAAATTCTGGGGGGTTTTGTGAATTTGAGTTTAATCATAAATATGTCTGAGTTAGATTTTCAGCGGATGTTTTAATacttatatttttcattttggatttttttttttggttttattttggtgtCCAGTCTTGGTTTTATTATTCTTGGAATGCTTTTAAGTTTTGTGACATAATTGTCTTTTGGGTTTTGGCTCTAGGTATTTTGCCTCCCCAGTGTTTCCCtgagtgtgatttttttcttctttctgtattTCCCATTCCCTTGTGTTTTGGGATTTGGTCTTTTCTTAGGAATGTGTTATAATTTTTAACTTAGCTATTAGCATTAAATTGGGCTTTTTGTTGATCGTGTCTGCTTCCTGTGTTCTACATGCTGGGTCCTTTCAAATCCATGAGCCACACGGTCGCCTGACTGTGACACAAGTAAAGCTTAACTTTAGTAACTGGGCCTCACCTGGTGAAGTTGAAATCCACCTTCAGGTTATCATTGCAATTCTTGTCAGTGCCACAGTTGATCTCAAAATTTAACTGTGGAAGAAAGCATGGTGTATTTACATTATACATTTCACTCAttataatttcattttattgtaaTTATACCTCTGTACACCACTAAAGTCAGTGTTAAATCAAACAATgtgtgactgaagtgcagatATTTAGCTTTAATTCAAAGGGTTGAACAAATGTCTGCATTAATGGTTCAGAAATAACAGATCATTTTTGTACAGTTTCAGAGGCTGAAGAGTAAATGTAATACCTATGGACCTTACTATGTATTACTATGTATTCCACAGCAACAATGAATGTATTCTCTTTTATAAGTTAGGTGAGTAGTGTTAGCTGGTTATGTCACCAAGCTAAGCAACTGCATGCTTATTGCTGTGAAATGGACTAACATTAACCAAAACTTTCTGTACTGAAGATAAAATTCTTTCTAACGATATTCTTGGTCCACTTTGTGGagatacagaaattcttttattgctgccatataatctgcatcattataattgcattaataacattctttacagcattatttcatctaataatatttctcacagtattgatactgcattacagctgtttattgaagatgtccatttgaggatccttccattatgttaacttttattacaagtaCGGTTAGAAgtattttatacacattgcatatctgtgcttattttgagttgatgttcggttcattaagggtcttaagcttcactggcgtgactgtccaggtgatacatgctgagggaaactagaacatagaaggatgATTGCATGCATGCTTACAATACATATAACACATATAATCTAGGAATGTGCCAGGCCTGAGGCCTTAACTCATTTGGTGtcttaatatattttattctacttgGTAACAGACGATCAGAGTCAATAATTAGCCTCAGAGACCCTGAGGGCTTGAAGTTTATTACCTTGTATGGAAGGTGTTATAGAAAAGAGAAGTTCTATGTCTGCTTATAGCTATTAAAGATGTACGATTAACTGTGACTAATGTCTGGAACCTATTTTAATCTGTCATTGACGCCATGGGGGGGCGTGTACCCCACTGGTTTATAAGTATCCACAAGATGTATTTTGGTCAGAAGACATATGTTGATGTTTTCTCCGGACTGTTAATAAACTCAtcgtttgattgcacttttctGGGGCCTCCATGGTTTGTGACACTGCTCTACATTGATTGATTTCGCGACAACTTGTTCCTCTGTAGGTGCAAGGACTCTAGTTAGAAAGGCTTGAATATTTTtaattcagtgttttcagttaGTGTTTGTCACTACTCTTTGAAGACCTGACAAATGCACAGGTTCTTCTCAATGCCAGACTTACATAAAAAGTAAAGGCAAAAGTATTAACTGTACACTTATAGTGCACATTGCTTACGGGATAATTAGTTGCTGTTGGAGCATGCGGGGAAAGACTTGGTGTGAGATTTTCCTCAGAAGGCAAACcataaaaactgaatttaatctCATTAGAAAGAGGACTGAGAGCATCTTCTGGACAGGCCTGCAAGAAGAGAGCAATGTCAGTGTTGCAGGACTACAAgactaaaattaaaatattttctttactGACTTAAACATCTGTTGGTTCATTTGATAATTGTGATGTTATTAATAGAATTTACCTCaataaaaaatgttacatttaaacaCGTTTTCCCCAAGGTGACATTAATTGATCCAGACTGCTCTTGTTCTTTCACACTGAAGTGAGCTCGTTTTTTTGAAGGTTTGCGAGTGGTATCCAATGTTAACATATAATCAATCCTTGCTTGAGCTGGAATAGATCAGAGTTTGACTTAAATGTTACAAATGCACATGCATACATAAAGTAAACTGATGAATGGTTTAGTGATTTAGAAACAGATAAGAATAATAAACCTGCATGTAGCTCTTTCGTAGACAAGCTGCTCATGGTAAAGCAGACTGTAACGTTGTTCTCCAATGGTTTTGAGCAGTCTACATTCTGAGTAGAGATTTGGTCTGGGCTGAATGACACCTCAGACTTTACCTCTACAATGGGTCTTGATCTGGAAATGGACATAATAGGGAAAGGAGATGATGAACTAGACATGTGAATGACTATTACCTTTGTAATTACTACTAAGCTGACAGCTAATCTTCATTGTAGATGTTCTGATCAAGACTTCACAACTGTGTGCACTTTTCTTTGATTTACTCGCACTGCACATTTTATAAACCACTATGTCTACTTATTTCTATCAATATCTCTGCTACTAAAAGTTTGGGGTCAGTGAGAGATGTTAATTTTCTAAGTAAAGAACATTTTCTCTTATTATATGGCATCAACCAGAtatgttttaaatgaaatttaatgATTTAAGGAAGCATTCATTATAAATCTGTAATGCTTTCTAAAGAAGTATCTACAATCACCACCAAGTTTGTTACTGACACCTTGGTAGTACTTGGATGGACCCTCCTTTGCTTTAATTCTTAGTTGCATAAATTCAATAAGGTGTTGTAGACCTGTtcaaccacatcccaaaggtgctattggactgagatctgctGACTGTGGATACCATTGTTGTTAGAGACCAGACTCATCAGAgtgtttttccaatcttctgttgtccattTTTGGTGAGTCCTATGCCCTTATGCATACCTTGGGAGTAACAAGTGGTTATGTGAGCTACTGCTGATTTTCTGTCTGTTCAATTTAGCTCGGCTAAACTCTATGTGTAGCTGCATGTGTGCATCACccttttttctttgcaaaaaaatgcattttttcctGTATGTTCCTGTACATTTTGAAGTAAACTGTGTTCTGCAAACAGAATTTCTAATTACATTAATGTGCCTTTTTTATAATtagaaaattttacatttacactAAGTTTTTAGCAGTATTCTATTCATTACAATTGAACCTTCACAAAAAGTACCAGTGACAACAGTAACACATGGCTGGACTATCTTTGACTTACCTCAGCAAGACAACTTTACCCTTTGAACCCACCGCTAAGTCAAGCAGTCCATCACCACTCTGGTCAAAAGCCGACTGACTGATTGTCACTCCAAAGAACTTCAGTCCTGACTGGACCTCAGAGCCAGTAATTCTCTGTGTGAatgaacatattttaaataataaagctGCAGGTTGTATAGATGCACTTTTACATCACAGATAAGTTTAATAATCATTGTGAGTACTTTGATGCTGTGTACCTGTGAGTAAGTAGGACTGATTCTTTCGCCTCCTTCACTGTGGAAAATGTAGATGCTGCCTTCACCATTATTCTCCAAAGGTGCTCCAACTGCCAAATCCCTGAATCCATCTGAGTTTAGATCAGGCAGCACAGCAAGAGAAGAGCCGAACCTTCCTTTGACAGCTGCATGTCCTCTTAGTACTAATggatcatcaaaattacactCCACAAACTGAAAGCAGGAGAGTGAATATTATATGATCATTAGGGAAGttgacaaataaaataattaatttaattgaaGTGGATAAAACTTTGATTTACCAAACCAGTTAATCTGCAAACATAAACTCTTCCCTCTCTATCAGGCTCCATGTACATTGGGGCTGATATGAAGATTAGCTCAGTGATGTCATCATTATTTATGTCCATGGTACACACCTCTGCCCCGAAATATGCACCAGTCTGATACTGTGTAAgcaaaaaaatatacatttttatttgaaaaaataatttatatataatttagatgagatgagatagcctttatttgtcagttgcaggtcttttgcccacaaccgagatgacagaccttgccgaccgtacatacaatacacaaacatcacattggggagacaggtcaggctaggtagcgaggaaaaagaaacatcgaaatgtgtaacacaaaaggataatacaggaatgcacaggtatcaacacaccataacacaataaacacagacaagcaacatgggaaagtgttccagtgtgtacatctgatctgggaccgctgcaatcttttgactgcgcctccagctgacccgatgtccacatcagaggggaggtaagcgttggaggtggtGTTGGATAGGGAGGGTGATGtgtcagtgagtgcttatcagtatcagtatatgtatgtgtgtgcatgtccatagttcagctgagacagtttccttcgccctgccaggctaagtaaacagtcttccagccaacccaggtggccttgcatggaatgggaaggaacagactcaacacagtcgttatcagggagtttttgttcggctccagcattgagcccacagctggcgccgaaggggtagccgcattatgatggtaatttttctttttacaaggTCATTCAGATCTGTCTTGCTGTAAATTCATACCTGTGATGCCAACGGCTCAATCGTTTGGTTTTCAAAGTTGTCTCTGTTAACAGAGACCACAACTCCTCTGTGTTTATATCTTGGAGCACCAAGAACTGTCAGAGAACCACTTTGGGTTCTAGCAATTGCCATGGAGTAACCTAGAATTTGGTAATCAAAAAAGGAAAGACAACTTATTTctccttttaaatttttttcatGTGCAAACTGATCCACTTGTTTGTGTAAAAGAATTACAGCAGAGCTGTGTATATACATGATCACATGTGTATGAGTTAgactgttaaatattcttacCAAGATAACTGTCAGGCTCAAAAGACACATCCTCATATGTTTTCACCTTCTGGCCTCCTGTTGTGTATTGCACGTAGCCTCCCCTCCACTGGTTTGCACCAACAATAGACATCTGAATTCCCTACAGTGTACacagaaaatacatttaatatacaataattttttttatttaaaatctggACTGTGTTCAATTATCTGGTTGCCTTCAAGTTACAAAAGGTGGCACATGTGAATCTCTCTTTCTCATCAGACTAGACTGTCTGATGAGTTTCATGTAGTTTTAATTACCTCAGGTGCATAAACTGTACTAAATCCCTCTTGAGACATTTCCATTTTCAGTGACTCTCCACTGCTTTCtgtgacagaaaaataaacaagacaaaATTTTAATTATTCTTAAAGTAAAGAATTCAAATgactttttgttgtttattataaATGTGCTGAGTATTTATTGCTCTTTTCATAAAGCAACAAGCTGTTTAACTTAAAATGAGACAAAATTTGTAACATGCAATAAAAAGAATACAATGTGACAGGAATTTTAACAAAGCTTTAATGTTGAATGTATATTTGTACCTTCAATGGGAAAAATTTTGTCCTGTAGATTCTGTCTTATTTCTTCAAGTGCGCTGAATTCCTTCACTTCAAACACATGTTTTTCTGAGGGAGATGATGCAATGCTGTGCAGTTCTTGTTTTGCCTCAGGTTTATCAAATGCATCCCCGACCTGGAGATTGGAAAAACTATGATTAAGTTTTCATACTATTCAAGATCATTTGCTGACTTTGGTAAAATACAGTCCTTAAATCTCACctgatttaaaatgaaatctACACACAGATATTATACTCTCTAACACTGAAAAGAACTCAAATCAACAATAACAGTTATTTCTTGTTGACTGAATGGCAGAACTAATTCACAGCATGTCTGACAAGTGACAGCATCATCAATCAATACGAAACTCAATATTCTACAAGTTTAAATAACTGAAGTGCTTACCCCAATAACAAATCGAgcaattgatttattttttgcttgctCTACTGCACCTTCCAGGTTCTCACGGTCATTAGATGCTCCATCAGTAATTACAATCAAGACCTTCTTCACATTTGGTCTGGAGCCTTGCTGTGGGCTGAAAACTTTTTCCctatcaaataaaaaataataataaaatgaaatttcaacacaaagtatttttaaaagtgCACCTTGTGGTCATACATATTTCAGTGTCATTCATATTTTTCATAATTTTTCCAAAATACAGATATTTTTGTACTTTGCAGATGCAGCATTAGATCTGCATGTATTTCAAATTGGCCTTGGTTTGTGCCATCTTGTCCACAACATAATACTGAACATGCACAGTAGTTACTGTGGTCAGATTCACTGAAAAATGCAATGCTTCAGTAATATCTTTGCATCACTTACACAACTTCTTTGATGGCCTTAGCCGTGAAAGTCTGTCCCATGTGTTGCTGAATTCTATTGATTTTATCTTCCATTTCAGTTAAGTTAAATTTTTGAAAGTTAAAATGAATCTGTGGTGCACTGGAGAACTGggaaacagaaaactgaaagaaagaaaaaatatgtgaaacatGTGTTAGATTATAttttatggtgttaaatgcaaaCAAAGATGTAATCTATGTCATGATTTGCTGTTATTTAAGTAGCAGAGGGACAACAGTGTCTCACCTGTGTGTCACTTGAGAGAAATGATACAATTAGATCTCTCACAAACTTCTTCATTGTTCGAAAATCAGGACCAGATACGCTGCCTGAACCATCCAACAGAAAGGCAAGGTCGGCTTGTGTTTCACAGTCTGTCAAAGAAATGGATTCAAAATTAGATTTAGTTTTATGGGgtgatttttatattttttcactcatataaaaagcaaagcaaaagaatTTTGCACCTCAGTAAAGGCATTATGAATAACACAAAGACAATCTATGTAGTATGCATTTGCTAGTTAATCACTAAAGTACGTATGTTTGTCTATTTAGTGGCATAGCTCAGTCGCTGTTGTCTATGTTAGTTTAACAAGAGAGACAAGAAGATTAAGGGATTAAATGAGTTTGGTCCAAAAATGCTTATCAGGGTTTTACAAAAGTTAATGTATAGGATCTCCAACCACAATTATTCTTAGTCTTattgtttacatttatttttatttctttaagaaaatacagaaaagcTTAAATTATTTGAAATCCCAGAAGGTTGATTGTGCTCATGTGGATGCAGTGTTTACAGTgggtttcatcactcatccaagtgtcTTTCTCAGTCTCAGGTGAGTACAGGATTTTCCAACCTTctaaacatccagatgaacagaatcgacTCTGTCACTTAGAAGCAAGACAAAACATCTCAGTTTCTTACACAAACGTCTTGTGagttaaaaatgtttgtataaCATGACTCAAAACAATTAGTACAGACTACTAGACCTGTTCAATCAAGAAATAACTTACAGTAAGTAGAACCTGCATGACAAACTGAAGCATGCtaaagatctcaaaaagcatCATGCCACGATCTAGAGAAACTCAAGAAGAGATGTGAAATATATCTTTGACATTTGTAAGTCATTTCTACGTTTTCTGGACTCAAGCAAACCATGGAACAGGTGAACCTTCTCAGGAGTGGCCagcctaccaaaattactccaagagcacATCGGCAATTCATCAAGAAGGTCACAGCCATACCCAGACCagcatctaaagaactgcaggcctcacttgtcccagttaaggtcagagttcacgaTTCAACAATAGAAAAGAGACTGGGTAAAAATGGCATACAAATAGAGAGTTTGAGGAGAAAAATCACCAAAAAAGCACAAAGActcgtctcacatttgccaaaaaatatCTTGGAGATTCTGGGGAAATATTCTGTAGACTGAAACAAAACCTgaacttttttaattgtttgagtCCAGTTAAATCTGGAGAAAAAccaacacagcatttcattaaaaaagcATCACACCAACAATCAAACATGGTGATTGCAGTGTGTCTAGGGCTGATTTTGCTGCTTCCTAATGATTTGGCGTAATTGATGGATCTATGAATTATGTTCTCGACCAGAAAATCCAAAATGATCATGTCACAAGCTCAAGCACatttgggtcatgcaacaggagaATGATCTAAAACAACCAGCAAGTTGAACTCAAGTTGAGAGAATAAAGGTTTTGAAGTTGCCTAGTCAAAGTCTGGACCTAACGCAGATTAACATGACATTAAAAAGGGCATTCACAGTCTAAAACCCACCGGCGGGCTGAATTAAAAcacttctcaaaaaaaaaaagtgtgctgTGGAGGTATAGTAAAGACAAAACAGAAGCTCTAACTTTCCACTCCGATTTTATTCATCACAACACATTAACTGAACACGTCGCGCCACACAACTCGACAAAACCTGTCCTCCCTacttgggtgtgagtggagccctctagtgggCCACCACAGGGCCAAAATTTCTCCACAGCCACGTGACACACTCATTGACATTTTTTCCTTAATAAATggaatcatcatttaaaatcttttttttctcaaaaacatTATTCATTGTAGGTACATTTTCACAAACTCTGTTTACTATTACCGTCAAGAGAAGATGGTATCGGTGGTCCAAATGAATTAGAACTGTCAATCTGAAAGCACACACCGTTGTACATGGTGATACTTTTGCAGTGCTTTGGGATGGATGGACAACACAcctaaaaacagacaaagacaAGTTCTGATTAGGCTGATTATTTCCTGTCCCTGTTTCCTTTATTCCATATAAAAATCAATCagatctgaaaaaaataaattcccACATAAATCTTCAGTATcagctaatgtttttgtttttttaaaagaatttctGATTCTGCTCTCTTTCAGGAACATGCGTGTGAATATGTGACGGGTTAAACCTGTGGGAACTCTGGAGGTGTGGTACTCAATCCAGGCTACAGAGCTCACTCAAAATACAAACCTCACTTCTATTCCTTTGTCATCTTTCTACATTCAGAGAGACCTGCTTTTCCTCTTTATCTACACCACACTGAACATTATCTGTACCAGTAAATCGTAGAAGGTCTGGGTCTTATGTAGCACTTGTCTTATACAACCTCACTCATTCACACCCACTcaaacaaatgatttttttctatCCTTTTCCcatgtaagtgctttctatctgaCATTTACATGCATGTATACTCTGACAGATGCATCAGAGTGcagcttggggttagtatcttgcccaagtaTATGTGGCATGCATTCTGGTGCAGATGGGACCACAGTCACCCAGTAACATTAAGCTAATATGTAagatgtgttgttgtttttttaaaattagctGATTCTGTGGAGAACCACTGGGAGGTTCAGTGATTTTTCACAATGCAATTTTTAACACAAGACATTTTACATACATAAGACAGTTGAGTTGGATCAtcagtgattttaaaaagtacttAACATAAGGTCTGGAGCTAGCAACTCACCACAGTGTTTTCTCCAGAGGGATCACTTGCCATTGACATACCAAGGGACACATTAGCTGTCAAATCTGGGGCTGTATTTAAAGAATGCAATAtttgttaaaacacaaaaaactccTTGATATTGGAAGAAACAGTGAAGCCGAAGACTACAAAGCACCTCAATTAATACACTTCCCTTTTTACATGATCAATTTACACGGCACATTTACAACAGAAAGGAATGCAACACAGAATTCACTTTCACTATAACTTCATTTCATAGctgtaaaaatttaaaaagtaagttGATCTCAGTTTTGAAGGCTCAATACAAAGATATCAAACCAGGTTTCTGTGCCAGGGTCTGAGCAGAATTTTTGCAAAGGTAAAATAGTTGCTGTTGAGGTTTTAAGACATTTACAAATTAATGGTTACCTACCTTCTAGTTTTATATCTTGACATTTTGG
Above is a genomic segment from Maylandia zebra isolate NMK-2024a linkage group LG8, Mzebra_GT3a, whole genome shotgun sequence containing:
- the LOC101466436 gene encoding integrin alpha-M isoform X2 yields the protein MCREEWPTILIVSAPLEHENGGIYSCTTSPPKCQDIKLEAPDLTANVSLGMSMASDPSGENTVVCCPSIPKHCKSITMYNGVCFQIDSSNSFGPPIPSSLDDCETQADLAFLLDGSGSVSGPDFRTMKKFVRDLIVSFLSSDTQFSVSQFSSAPQIHFNFQKFNLTEMEDKINRIQQHMGQTFTAKAIKEVVEKVFSPQQGSRPNVKKVLIVITDGASNDRENLEGAVEQAKNKSIARFVIGVGDAFDKPEAKQELHSIASSPSEKHVFEVKEFSALEEIRQNLQDKIFPIEESSGESLKMEMSQEGFSTVYAPEGIQMSIVGANQWRGGYVQYTTGGQKVKTYEDVSFEPDSYLGYSMAIARTQSGSLTVLGAPRYKHRGVVVSVNRDNFENQTIEPLASQYQTGAYFGAEVCTMDINNDDITELIFISAPMYMEPDREGRVYVCRLTGLFVECNFDDPLVLRGHAAVKGRFGSSLAVLPDLNSDGFRDLAVGAPLENNGEGSIYIFHSEGGERISPTYSQRITGSEVQSGLKFFGVTISQSAFDQSGDGLLDLAVGSKGKVVLLRSRPIVEVKSEVSFSPDQISTQNVDCSKPLENNVTVCFTMSSLSTKELHAAQARIDYMLTLDTTRKPSKKRAHFSVKEQEQSGSINVTLGKTCLNVTFFIEACPEDALSPLSNEIKFSFYGLPSEENLTPSLSPHAPTATNYPLNFEINCGTDKNCNDNLKVDFNFTRSSEVKVGIDELLNVTVTVENRGENSYNSHVILTYPAGLSYRKFTSQQGRIECNSLDSEDGLSRGRTDCTIDKPIFKSQTKASFIVCYGIDTNSQFERKIFVTANATSGNQEHAPTSELYKKKLIDVKYSIFMTIKGSPSYNNFTFGKNDLQKPVQQSITLTNDIRALHNFTVWIKVPVKLGGKDIWVHPAKLQIADCKKGSYEEPHVKDFVLQIQKNKVVDCSVAMCRVFECLASMERQEKRTYEISGNLTSQWIEQIGLQSAKFLLTSQVSLKYDQSKYVYFSTGSDYNSPVHKIEAEVEVYPEPDFIKEIIGGCLGGLIFLILLTVVLYKAGFFKSKYSKVNTEEPEDGPG
- the LOC101466436 gene encoding integrin alpha-M isoform X1 codes for the protein MIFHGSNTMNWLISATIFLSVLNPALSFNIDPGAWKTLSSSAPGFGYKVIQRKSDLIVSAPLEHENGGIYSCTTSPPKCQDIKLEAPDLTANVSLGMSMASDPSGENTVVCCPSIPKHCKSITMYNGVCFQIDSSNSFGPPIPSSLDDCETQADLAFLLDGSGSVSGPDFRTMKKFVRDLIVSFLSSDTQFSVSQFSSAPQIHFNFQKFNLTEMEDKINRIQQHMGQTFTAKAIKEVVEKVFSPQQGSRPNVKKVLIVITDGASNDRENLEGAVEQAKNKSIARFVIGVGDAFDKPEAKQELHSIASSPSEKHVFEVKEFSALEEIRQNLQDKIFPIEESSGESLKMEMSQEGFSTVYAPEGIQMSIVGANQWRGGYVQYTTGGQKVKTYEDVSFEPDSYLGYSMAIARTQSGSLTVLGAPRYKHRGVVVSVNRDNFENQTIEPLASQYQTGAYFGAEVCTMDINNDDITELIFISAPMYMEPDREGRVYVCRLTGLFVECNFDDPLVLRGHAAVKGRFGSSLAVLPDLNSDGFRDLAVGAPLENNGEGSIYIFHSEGGERISPTYSQRITGSEVQSGLKFFGVTISQSAFDQSGDGLLDLAVGSKGKVVLLRSRPIVEVKSEVSFSPDQISTQNVDCSKPLENNVTVCFTMSSLSTKELHAAQARIDYMLTLDTTRKPSKKRAHFSVKEQEQSGSINVTLGKTCLNVTFFIEACPEDALSPLSNEIKFSFYGLPSEENLTPSLSPHAPTATNYPLNFEINCGTDKNCNDNLKVDFNFTRSSEVKVGIDELLNVTVTVENRGENSYNSHVILTYPAGLSYRKFTSQQGRIECNSLDSEDGLSRGRTDCTIDKPIFKSQTKASFIVCYGIDTNSQFERKIFVTANATSGNQEHAPTSELYKKKLIDVKYSIFMTIKGSPSYNNFTFGKNDLQKPVQQSITLTNDIRALHNFTVWIKVPVKLGGKDIWVHPAKLQIADCKKGSYEEPHVKDFVLQIQKNKVVDCSVAMCRVFECLASMERQEKRTYEISGNLTSQWIEQIGLQSAKFLLTSQVSLKYDQSKYVYFSTGSDYNSPVHKIEAEVEVYPEPDFIKEIIGGCLGGLIFLILLTVVLYKAGFFKSKYSKVNTEEPEDGPG